The proteins below come from a single Streptomyces sp. M92 genomic window:
- a CDS encoding NUDIX hydrolase gives MSAADEILDVVDENDRIVGQARRGDVYARGLRHRCAFVLARDPEGRVFVHRRTATKLVFPSLYDMFVGGVVGAGESYDDAALREAQEELGVAGLPRPTFLFKFLYDDGAGRTWWSAVYEVRCEGPVAPQVEEVAWHGFLTEAEVEERLGEWEWVPDGLAAYSRLRAR, from the coding sequence ATGAGCGCTGCTGACGAGATCCTGGACGTCGTCGACGAGAACGACCGGATCGTGGGACAGGCCCGCCGGGGCGACGTGTACGCACGGGGACTGCGCCACCGCTGCGCCTTCGTACTGGCCCGCGACCCCGAGGGCCGCGTCTTCGTCCACCGCCGCACGGCGACGAAGCTGGTCTTCCCCTCGCTGTACGACATGTTCGTCGGCGGGGTGGTCGGCGCCGGCGAGTCCTACGACGACGCGGCGCTGCGGGAGGCGCAGGAGGAACTGGGGGTGGCCGGGCTGCCGCGTCCGACGTTCCTCTTCAAGTTCCTGTACGACGACGGCGCCGGGCGGACCTGGTGGTCGGCGGTGTACGAGGTGCGCTGCGAGGGGCCGGTCGCTCCGCAGGTGGAGGAGGTGGCGTGGCACGGGTTCCTCACGGAGGCGGAGGTGGAGGAGCGGCTCGGGGAGTGGGAGTGGGTGCCGGACGGGTTGGCGGCGTATTCGCGGCTGCGGGCGAGGTGA
- a CDS encoding YidH family protein has product MIDFVRNIRLWFAPEEVRQDGGTPDYRFSLANERTFLAWLRTALALIGGGFAVDQFLPDLRWGWRVGLALALLAAGVLCSLRAVNHWVRCERAMRRGEDLPVSRFPALLSLAVAVVAVAMVVVVLFGWEG; this is encoded by the coding sequence GTGATCGATTTCGTGCGGAACATCCGGCTCTGGTTCGCGCCCGAGGAGGTCCGGCAGGACGGCGGCACCCCCGACTACCGGTTCTCGCTCGCCAACGAACGCACTTTCCTGGCCTGGTTGCGCACCGCCCTCGCCCTCATCGGCGGCGGGTTCGCCGTCGACCAGTTCCTGCCCGACCTGCGCTGGGGCTGGCGCGTGGGTCTCGCCCTCGCCCTGCTCGCCGCCGGCGTCCTGTGCTCGCTGCGCGCCGTGAACCACTGGGTGCGCTGCGAACGCGCCATGCGCCGCGGCGAGGACCTCCCCGTCTCCCGCTTCCCGGCCCTCCTCAGCCTGGCCGTCGCCGTCGTCGCGGTCGCGATGGTCGTCGTGGTCCTCTTCGGCTGGGAAGGCTGA
- a CDS encoding DUF202 domain-containing protein, producing the protein MSVDRDPGLQPERTRLAWRRTTLSGTVVAVLAAKTALHGGVTPVSVVATALCAALWLAFLRIAHARIRTLTASPRPRPLPPPHATAAALCTLALALCGALLVL; encoded by the coding sequence GTGAGCGTGGACCGCGACCCCGGTCTCCAGCCCGAACGCACCCGCCTCGCCTGGCGCCGCACCACCCTCTCCGGCACCGTCGTCGCCGTACTCGCCGCGAAGACCGCGCTGCACGGCGGCGTGACCCCCGTCTCGGTCGTAGCCACCGCCCTGTGCGCCGCCCTCTGGCTGGCCTTCCTGCGCATCGCCCACGCCCGCATCCGCACCCTCACCGCATCGCCCAGACCGCGCCCCCTGCCCCCGCCGCACGCCACGGCGGCAGCCCTGTGCACGCTGGCGCTCGCACTGTGCGGCGCACTCCTCGTCCTCTAG
- a CDS encoding phosphotransferase family protein: MSPDHPPGLDLDRLRGLLDRERPGLVTGPLSGRLIEGGRSNLTYAVTDGTARWVVRRPPLGHVLATAHDMKREHRVISALHPTDVPVPRPVLLCEDDEVLGAPFYVMEFVDGTPYRTAEQIAPLGPERTRAAVLNLVDTLVGLHAVDPAGAGLADFGRPDGFLDRQLRRWAKQLDASRNRDLAGIDELHATLGRELPRSPAPTVVHGDYRLDNVLIGGENDEIRAILDWEMSTLGDPLTDLGLLAMYSSPLGMPDSPVSTTAQAPGHPAPAELIERYAARSGRDVSAVAWYTAFAWFKLAVILEGIHYRYTLGQTVGRGFDRIGDLVPVFIEHGLTTLQEG; the protein is encoded by the coding sequence ATGAGCCCCGACCACCCGCCCGGACTCGATCTCGACCGGTTGCGCGGCCTGCTCGATCGCGAGCGCCCCGGGCTGGTGACCGGCCCGCTGTCCGGCCGGCTGATCGAGGGCGGACGGTCGAACCTCACGTACGCGGTCACGGACGGTACCGCGCGCTGGGTCGTGAGACGACCCCCACTGGGTCATGTCCTGGCCACCGCCCACGACATGAAGCGCGAGCACCGCGTGATCAGCGCCCTGCACCCCACCGACGTACCGGTGCCCCGCCCGGTCCTGCTCTGCGAGGACGATGAGGTCCTCGGAGCGCCGTTCTACGTCATGGAGTTCGTGGACGGCACCCCGTACCGCACCGCGGAACAGATCGCCCCGCTCGGCCCCGAGCGCACCCGGGCCGCCGTGCTGAACCTCGTCGACACGCTCGTCGGCCTGCACGCGGTGGACCCAGCCGGGGCGGGCCTCGCCGACTTCGGCCGCCCCGACGGCTTCCTGGACCGCCAGTTGCGCCGCTGGGCCAAGCAGCTGGACGCCTCCCGCAACCGCGACCTGGCCGGCATCGACGAACTGCACGCCACCCTCGGCCGGGAACTCCCCCGCTCCCCCGCCCCCACCGTCGTGCACGGCGACTACCGCCTCGACAACGTTCTGATCGGCGGGGAGAACGACGAGATCCGGGCGATCCTCGACTGGGAGATGTCCACCCTCGGCGACCCGCTCACCGACCTCGGCCTGCTGGCGATGTACAGCAGCCCGCTCGGCATGCCCGACTCCCCCGTCTCCACCACGGCGCAGGCCCCCGGCCACCCCGCCCCCGCCGAGCTGATCGAGCGGTACGCCGCGCGCTCGGGGCGCGACGTGTCCGCCGTCGCCTGGTACACGGCGTTCGCCTGGTTCAAGCTCGCCGTGATCCTGGAGGGCATCCACTACCGCTACACGCTGGGCCAGACGGTCGGCCGCGGCTTCGACCGCATCGGCGACCTCGTCCCCGTCTTCATCGAGCACGGCCTGACCACCCTTCAGGAGGGCTGA
- a CDS encoding acyl-CoA dehydrogenase: MDFAYDARTEELRARLLAFMDEYVYPAERVAHEQRARLASPWDTPQVVEDLKAEARRQGLWNLFLPDAEHGAGLTNLQYAPLAEITGRSPQLAPTATNCAAPDTGNMEVLAQFADEAQRKQWLEPLLAGEIRSAFAMTEPEVASSDATNITTHIERDGDEYVVTGRKWYISGAMNPDCKIFIVMGKTDPDGADIRRQQSMVLVPRDTPGVTVDRAMQVFGYEDHYHGGHAEVTFDHARVPVSNLIGEEGGGFAIAQARLGPGRIHHCMRLIGMAERAIELMCRRAVSREAFGKTLAQQGVVHNWIADARVTVEQLRLLVLKTAWLMDTVGNKGAHTEIQAIKIATPRAVVDIIDRAIQLHGAGGVSQDFPLAELYAGARTLMIADGPDEVHQRSLARREIKKYL; encoded by the coding sequence ATGGACTTCGCGTACGACGCACGCACCGAGGAACTCCGCGCCAGGCTGCTCGCCTTCATGGACGAGTACGTCTACCCGGCCGAGCGGGTCGCCCACGAGCAGCGCGCCCGGCTCGCCTCCCCCTGGGACACCCCGCAGGTCGTCGAGGACCTCAAGGCCGAGGCCCGCCGCCAGGGCCTGTGGAACCTCTTCCTCCCCGACGCCGAGCACGGCGCCGGCCTCACCAACCTCCAGTACGCCCCGCTCGCCGAGATCACCGGCCGCAGCCCGCAGCTGGCGCCGACGGCGACGAACTGCGCCGCCCCGGACACCGGGAACATGGAGGTGCTGGCCCAGTTCGCCGACGAGGCACAGCGGAAGCAGTGGCTGGAGCCGCTGCTCGCCGGCGAGATCCGCTCGGCGTTCGCGATGACCGAGCCGGAGGTGGCCTCCTCCGACGCCACGAACATCACCACGCACATCGAACGCGACGGCGACGAGTACGTCGTCACCGGCCGCAAGTGGTACATCTCCGGGGCGATGAACCCGGACTGCAAGATCTTCATCGTGATGGGCAAGACCGACCCGGACGGCGCGGACATCCGCCGCCAGCAGTCCATGGTGCTCGTTCCGCGCGACACGCCCGGCGTGACCGTCGACCGGGCGATGCAGGTCTTCGGCTACGAGGACCACTACCACGGCGGCCACGCCGAGGTCACCTTCGACCACGCGCGCGTGCCGGTGTCGAACCTGATCGGCGAGGAGGGCGGCGGTTTCGCCATCGCCCAGGCGCGTCTCGGTCCGGGCCGCATCCACCACTGCATGCGGCTGATCGGCATGGCCGAGCGCGCGATCGAGCTGATGTGCCGCCGCGCGGTGTCCCGCGAGGCCTTCGGCAAGACGCTGGCCCAGCAGGGCGTGGTGCACAACTGGATCGCGGACGCGCGGGTCACCGTCGAGCAGCTGCGGCTCCTCGTGCTGAAGACCGCCTGGCTGATGGACACCGTCGGCAACAAGGGCGCCCACACCGAGATCCAGGCCATCAAGATCGCCACGCCCCGCGCGGTGGTCGACATCATCGACCGGGCGATCCAGCTGCACGGCGCGGGCGGCGTGAGCCAGGACTTCCCGCTGGCCGAGCTGTACGCGGGCGCGCGGACGCTGATGATCGCCGACGGGCCGGACGAGGTCCACCAGCGCTCGCTGGCGCGCCGGGAGATCAAGAAGTACCTCTGA
- a CDS encoding TetR/AcrR family transcriptional regulator, with the protein MPRTTDGDGTPVPQRLLAAATRLFAEQGYDRTSVQEIVEAAGVTKGALYHYFGSKDDLLHEVYARVLRLQQERLDAYADSDEPVEKRVREAAADVVVTTIDNLDDASIFFRSMHQLSPEKNKQVRAERRRYHERFRALIEEGQRAGVFTKETPADLVVDYHFGSVHHLSTWYRPDGPLSPQEVADHLADLLLRALRP; encoded by the coding sequence GTGCCCAGGACCACGGACGGGGACGGCACTCCGGTGCCGCAGCGGCTCCTGGCCGCCGCCACCCGGCTCTTCGCGGAGCAGGGCTACGACCGCACCTCGGTCCAGGAGATCGTGGAGGCGGCCGGTGTCACCAAGGGCGCCCTCTACCACTACTTCGGCTCCAAGGACGACCTCCTGCACGAGGTCTACGCGCGCGTGCTGCGCCTCCAGCAGGAACGCCTGGACGCCTACGCGGACTCCGACGAGCCGGTCGAGAAGCGGGTGCGCGAGGCGGCGGCCGACGTCGTCGTCACCACCATCGACAACCTAGACGACGCGTCGATCTTCTTCCGCTCCATGCACCAGCTGAGCCCGGAGAAGAACAAGCAGGTGCGCGCCGAGCGCCGGCGCTACCACGAACGCTTCCGCGCGCTCATCGAGGAGGGCCAGCGGGCCGGTGTCTTCACCAAGGAGACCCCGGCCGACCTGGTGGTGGACTACCACTTCGGCTCCGTGCACCACCTGTCCACCTGGTACCGCCCCGACGGCCCGCTCAGCCCGCAGGAGGTCGCCGACCACCTGGCCGACCTGCTGCTGCGGGCGCTGCGCCCGTGA
- a CDS encoding class I adenylate-forming enzyme family protein has translation MTGSPYAAKPWLELLTDAQKAPLDPDASLVHALRRAAAEAPDRAFLAYFDGRLTYREVDGLSDSVAGHLAARGLERGDRVAVLLQNSPHFVLAVLGAWKAGAVVVPVNPMYKAGEVGHVLRDGEVAALICSDRAWESYLRDTAAESPVRIVLTGCELDFQSRRDARVLTFERLPAAPDADDLTEAARAGHEAPAGRDPEPGDTALISYTSGTSGTPKGATNTHRNIMYNAERQRTGLGLPEAPVYFALAPLFHITGMVCELGACLNSAGTLVLAYRFEAGVVLDAFAEHRPHYTVGPSTAFMALAAHPSVTREHFASFANISSGGAPLPPALVEKFRAGFGPYIRNGYGLTECTAPCASVPPHLEAPVDPVSGTLAVGVPGPDTVVRVVDDQGAEVPFGEQGEIVVGGPQVVPGYWRRPGATAETFPGGELRTGDIGFMDDRGWLYVVDRKKDMINASGFKVWPREVEDVLYTHPAVREAAVVGVPDGYRGETVKAYISLRPGADTDPDALTAYCEERLAAYKYPRQVEILPELPKTASGKILRRELRSRTRQDEQERPLNGR, from the coding sequence ATGACCGGCTCCCCCTACGCGGCCAAGCCCTGGCTGGAGCTGCTGACCGACGCCCAGAAGGCGCCCCTCGACCCCGACGCCTCCCTGGTGCACGCCCTGCGCCGGGCCGCCGCCGAGGCACCCGACCGCGCCTTCCTCGCCTACTTCGACGGCCGCCTCACCTACCGCGAGGTGGACGGACTGAGCGACTCCGTCGCCGGGCACCTCGCCGCGCGGGGACTGGAGCGCGGGGACCGGGTGGCGGTCCTGCTGCAGAACTCGCCGCACTTCGTGCTCGCGGTGCTGGGGGCCTGGAAGGCGGGCGCGGTGGTCGTGCCGGTCAACCCGATGTACAAGGCGGGGGAGGTCGGCCACGTCCTGCGGGACGGCGAGGTCGCCGCGCTCATCTGCTCCGACCGGGCCTGGGAGTCGTACCTGCGCGACACGGCGGCCGAGTCGCCGGTGCGGATCGTGCTCACCGGGTGCGAGCTGGACTTCCAGAGCCGCCGGGACGCGCGCGTGCTCACCTTCGAGCGGCTGCCGGCCGCCCCCGACGCCGACGACCTCACCGAGGCGGCCCGTGCCGGGCACGAGGCCCCGGCCGGACGCGACCCGGAGCCGGGCGACACCGCCCTCATCAGCTACACCTCCGGCACCAGCGGCACCCCCAAGGGCGCCACCAACACGCACCGCAACATCATGTACAACGCCGAACGCCAGCGCACCGGCCTCGGCCTGCCCGAGGCACCGGTCTACTTCGCGCTGGCGCCGCTCTTCCACATCACCGGCATGGTCTGCGAGCTGGGCGCCTGCCTGAACAGCGCGGGCACGCTCGTCCTGGCGTACCGCTTCGAGGCCGGCGTGGTGCTGGACGCGTTCGCCGAGCACCGGCCGCACTACACGGTCGGCCCGTCCACCGCCTTCATGGCGCTGGCCGCCCACCCGTCCGTCACCCGCGAGCACTTCGCCTCCTTCGCGAACATCTCCTCGGGCGGTGCCCCGCTGCCGCCCGCCCTGGTGGAGAAGTTCCGCGCGGGTTTCGGGCCGTACATCCGCAACGGCTACGGACTCACCGAGTGCACGGCGCCCTGCGCCTCGGTCCCGCCGCACCTGGAGGCGCCCGTCGACCCGGTCTCCGGGACCCTCGCCGTCGGCGTGCCCGGCCCCGACACGGTCGTCCGCGTCGTCGACGACCAGGGCGCGGAGGTGCCCTTCGGGGAGCAGGGCGAGATCGTCGTCGGCGGCCCGCAGGTCGTCCCCGGCTACTGGCGCCGCCCCGGCGCCACCGCCGAGACCTTCCCCGGCGGCGAGCTGCGCACCGGGGACATCGGCTTCATGGACGACCGGGGGTGGCTCTACGTCGTCGACCGCAAGAAGGACATGATCAACGCCTCCGGCTTCAAGGTCTGGCCCCGCGAGGTCGAGGACGTCCTCTACACCCACCCGGCCGTGCGCGAGGCGGCGGTCGTCGGGGTGCCCGACGGGTACCGCGGGGAGACCGTCAAGGCGTACATCAGCCTCCGTCCGGGCGCCGACACGGACCCGGACGCCCTCACCGCGTACTGCGAGGAGAGACTGGCCGCCTACAAATACCCGCGTCAGGTGGAGATCCTGCCCGAACTGCCGAAGACGGCGAGTGGGAAGATCCTCCGTCGGGAACTGCGTTCCCGTACCCGACAGGACGAACAGGAACGGCCGCTGAACGGCCGCTGA
- a CDS encoding SDR family oxidoreductase codes for MVEAVQDASVVVTGAGGGIGAALARRFAAEGARVVVNDLDAGRAKAVADEIGGIAVPGDASAVIGEAREALGGTVDVYCANAGVGSGGSQAADEAVWALAWDVNVMAHVRAAHELIPDWLERGSGRFVSTVSAAGLLTMIGAAPYSVTKHGAYAFAEWLSLTYRHRGVKVHAICPQGVRTDMLTASGSAGELVLKPTAIEPRDVADALFKGIEEDRFLILPHPEVAEYYRARAAEPDRWLHGMNRLQRQWEEATAR; via the coding sequence ATGGTGGAAGCCGTGCAGGATGCCTCAGTCGTGGTCACCGGAGCGGGAGGCGGCATAGGCGCCGCCCTGGCCCGCCGCTTCGCCGCCGAGGGGGCGCGCGTCGTCGTCAACGACCTGGACGCGGGCCGGGCGAAGGCCGTCGCCGACGAGATCGGCGGCATCGCGGTCCCGGGCGACGCCTCCGCGGTCATCGGTGAGGCCCGCGAGGCGCTGGGCGGCACCGTCGACGTGTACTGCGCCAACGCGGGCGTCGGCTCCGGGGGGTCACAGGCGGCGGACGAGGCGGTCTGGGCGCTCGCCTGGGACGTCAACGTCATGGCCCACGTCCGCGCGGCCCACGAACTGATCCCCGACTGGCTGGAGCGCGGCAGCGGCCGCTTCGTCTCCACCGTCTCCGCCGCCGGCCTGCTCACCATGATCGGCGCCGCCCCCTACAGCGTCACCAAGCACGGCGCCTACGCCTTCGCCGAGTGGCTGTCCCTGACGTACCGCCACCGCGGGGTCAAGGTGCACGCCATCTGCCCGCAGGGCGTGCGCACCGACATGCTCACCGCGAGCGGCAGCGCGGGCGAACTGGTCCTGAAGCCCACCGCGATCGAACCCCGGGACGTCGCGGACGCCCTCTTCAAGGGCATCGAGGAGGACCGCTTCCTGATCCTTCCGCACCCCGAGGTCGCCGAGTACTACCGGGCCCGCGCCGCCGAGCCCGACCGCTGGCTGCACGGCATGAACCGGCTCCAGCGGCAGTGGGAGGAGGCGACGGCCCGATGA
- a CDS encoding exo-beta-N-acetylmuramidase NamZ family protein, protein MTLSRRSLLATTAAVAAGTAATTAAATGTAQAAPEGHGGRRLRTGFERLADDGYAPLDGQRVGVVTNPTGITRDVRHIVDVMHADDRVDLIAVFGPEHGFRGTAQAGGSEGRYDDPATGLPVYDTYLKSGQPLADIFTASGVDTVVFDIQDVGARFYTYIWTLFDCMEAARLAGKRFVVLDRPNPVTGRAALGPVLHEEFATFVGRKPIAQAHGMTVAELARLFNGEFLRSPVPLETVTMSGWKRSEFYDASGLPWVPPSPNMPTPECALVYSGTCLFEGTNLSEGRGTTRPFELLGAEGLDGSWAAAANELGLPGVRLREAYFAPTFSKFQGKTVGGVQLHVHDRAAFDPVRTGIALLVTARRSWDGFAWRPDNWIDKLTGSTQVRTMIDAGADTDEVVGGWERELAAFRRTRRQYLLYK, encoded by the coding sequence ATGACGCTGTCCAGACGGTCCCTGCTCGCCACCACGGCCGCGGTCGCGGCCGGCACCGCGGCCACCACGGCCGCCGCGACCGGCACGGCACAGGCGGCGCCGGAGGGCCACGGCGGCCGCCGGCTGCGCACCGGCTTCGAGCGCCTCGCCGACGACGGCTACGCCCCGCTCGACGGGCAGCGGGTCGGCGTCGTGACCAACCCCACCGGCATCACCAGGGACGTACGCCACATCGTCGACGTCATGCACGCCGACGACCGCGTGGACCTGATCGCCGTCTTCGGCCCCGAGCACGGTTTCCGGGGCACCGCACAGGCGGGCGGGTCCGAAGGGCGGTACGACGACCCGGCGACCGGGCTGCCGGTCTACGACACGTACCTGAAGAGCGGACAGCCGCTCGCGGACATCTTCACGGCGTCCGGCGTGGACACCGTCGTCTTCGACATCCAGGACGTGGGCGCGCGCTTCTACACGTACATCTGGACGCTGTTCGACTGCATGGAGGCGGCCCGGCTCGCGGGCAAGCGGTTCGTGGTCCTGGACCGGCCGAACCCGGTGACCGGGCGGGCGGCCCTCGGACCCGTCCTGCACGAGGAGTTCGCCACCTTCGTCGGCCGCAAGCCCATCGCGCAGGCGCACGGCATGACGGTCGCCGAGCTGGCCCGGCTCTTCAACGGCGAGTTCCTCCGGTCGCCGGTGCCGCTGGAGACGGTGACGATGTCCGGCTGGAAGCGCTCGGAGTTCTACGACGCCTCCGGGCTGCCCTGGGTGCCGCCGAGCCCGAACATGCCGACGCCGGAGTGCGCGCTGGTGTACTCGGGGACCTGCCTGTTCGAGGGCACGAACCTGTCGGAGGGGCGCGGCACCACCCGCCCCTTCGAACTGCTCGGCGCGGAGGGGCTCGACGGGAGCTGGGCCGCCGCCGCGAACGAGCTCGGCCTGCCCGGTGTGCGCCTCCGGGAGGCGTACTTCGCGCCCACCTTCTCCAAGTTCCAGGGGAAGACCGTCGGCGGCGTGCAGCTGCACGTGCACGACCGGGCCGCCTTCGACCCGGTGCGCACCGGGATCGCACTCCTGGTGACCGCCAGGCGGAGCTGGGACGGCTTCGCCTGGCGGCCGGACAACTGGATCGACAAGCTCACCGGCTCCACCCAGGTGCGCACGATGATCGACGCGGGGGCGGACACCGACGAGGTGGTGGGCGGCTGGGAGCGGGAACTGGCGGCGTTCCGCAGGACGCGCCGCCAGTACCTGCTCTACAAGTAG
- a CDS encoding penicillin acylase family protein — translation MPRRTPRNALDRLRTPRGFHGFLKGASICALVAGLLSPLSPAMAADTETPAAPAAPAAVNDHCGGQCSDILPPGQNGNATLAQILLNQAFGTQPAHAEDQLGPYANLATGYPGLTNDKINTFFNDASFGVPEGQVASTVRPAGRDDVTIVRDKKTGVPHITGTTRYGTEFGAGYAAAQDRLWLMDLFRHVGRGQLTPFAGGAPANQGLEQQFWRNAPYTEADLEAQIESAADKAGERGKLALADVDAYIDGINAYIDASDKGRYFPGEYVLTGHKNAITNAGTIEHFERADLIALASVIGSLFGSGGGGEVTNALSLLAAQEKYGVEEGTEVWESFRQRNDPEAVLTQQDGSFPYLTPPENPRGRALPDPGSVEAEPLVHDRTGSAAASSAAGASATAADAALSSARRGMSNALVVSGEHTASGHPVAVFGPQTGYFAPQLLMLQEIQGPGISARGASFAGLSMYVELGRGQDYAWSATTSGQDIIDTYAVELCQDDHHYLYRGTCTPMEKVERKNAWKPTVADGTEAGSYTMRVWRTKYGPVQYRATVDGKKVAYTSLRSSYLHEADSIIGFQMLNDPEYLNSPERFQSAVRHINYTFNWFYADSEHTAYYNSGDNPVRADGVDADFPVLAEPAYEWRDWDPAANTARYTPSSAHPQSLDQDYYVSWNNKQARDYTTAPWGNGSVHRGNLLDDRVKKLVAEGGVTRAALVKAMAEAGLADLRAEDVVPDLLRVIESAPVTDPAAKTAVDRLKAWLAAGSLRTETSAGSKKYAHTDAIRTLDAWWPLLVKAEFEPGLGTDLYTAFTRNLPVDESPSAAHGPTGAHAGSAFQYGWWSYVDKDIRSVLGEPVKGPLAREYCGGGDLAACRDTLVATLKEAAGRTPAQVYPGDENCSAGDQWCADSVIHRTLGGIKHGGISWQNRPTYQQVVEFTSHR, via the coding sequence ATGCCACGGCGCACCCCACGCAACGCCCTCGACAGACTGAGAACTCCCCGCGGCTTCCACGGGTTCCTGAAGGGCGCGTCCATATGCGCCCTCGTCGCCGGCCTTTTGTCACCGCTTTCCCCGGCGATGGCCGCCGACACGGAAACCCCGGCCGCACCCGCCGCACCCGCGGCGGTGAACGACCACTGCGGCGGCCAGTGTTCGGACATCCTGCCGCCCGGCCAGAACGGCAACGCCACCCTCGCCCAGATCCTCCTCAACCAGGCGTTCGGCACCCAGCCCGCGCACGCCGAGGACCAGCTCGGGCCCTACGCGAACCTCGCCACCGGCTACCCCGGCCTGACCAACGACAAGATCAACACCTTCTTCAACGACGCCTCCTTCGGCGTCCCCGAGGGCCAGGTCGCCTCCACCGTCCGCCCCGCCGGACGCGACGACGTGACCATCGTCCGCGACAAGAAGACCGGTGTGCCGCACATCACCGGCACCACCCGCTACGGCACCGAGTTCGGCGCCGGCTACGCCGCCGCCCAGGACCGGCTGTGGCTGATGGACCTCTTCCGGCACGTCGGACGCGGCCAGTTGACCCCCTTCGCCGGCGGCGCCCCCGCCAACCAGGGCCTGGAGCAGCAGTTCTGGCGCAACGCCCCGTACACCGAGGCCGACCTGGAGGCGCAGATCGAGAGCGCCGCCGACAAGGCCGGGGAACGCGGCAAGCTGGCCCTCGCGGACGTGGACGCCTACATCGACGGCATCAACGCCTACATCGACGCCTCCGACAAGGGCCGCTACTTCCCCGGCGAGTACGTCCTGACCGGCCACAAGAACGCCATCACCAACGCCGGCACCATCGAGCACTTCGAGCGCGCCGACCTGATCGCGCTCGCGTCCGTCATCGGCTCCCTCTTCGGCTCCGGAGGCGGCGGCGAGGTCACCAACGCGCTCTCCCTGCTCGCCGCCCAGGAGAAGTACGGCGTCGAAGAGGGCACCGAGGTCTGGGAGTCCTTCCGCCAGCGCAACGACCCCGAGGCGGTCCTCACCCAGCAGGACGGCAGCTTCCCGTACCTGACCCCGCCCGAGAACCCGCGGGGCCGCGCCCTGCCCGATCCCGGTTCGGTCGAGGCGGAACCCCTGGTGCACGACCGCACCGGCAGCGCCGCCGCGTCGAGCGCGGCCGGCGCCTCCGCCACCGCCGCGGACGCCGCCCTCTCCTCGGCCCGGCGCGGCATGTCCAACGCCCTGGTCGTCAGCGGCGAGCACACCGCGAGCGGCCACCCGGTCGCCGTCTTCGGCCCGCAGACCGGATACTTCGCGCCCCAGCTCCTCATGCTCCAGGAGATCCAGGGCCCCGGCATCAGCGCCCGCGGCGCCTCCTTCGCGGGCCTGAGCATGTACGTCGAACTCGGCCGCGGCCAGGACTACGCGTGGAGCGCGACCACCTCCGGCCAGGACATCATCGACACCTACGCGGTCGAGCTGTGCCAGGACGACCACCACTACCTCTACCGCGGCACCTGCACGCCGATGGAGAAGGTCGAGCGCAAGAACGCCTGGAAGCCCACCGTCGCCGACGGCACCGAGGCCGGCTCCTACACGATGCGGGTGTGGCGCACCAAGTACGGCCCCGTCCAGTACCGCGCCACCGTCGACGGCAAGAAGGTCGCCTACACCTCCCTGCGCTCGTCGTACCTGCACGAGGCCGACTCGATCATCGGCTTCCAGATGCTCAACGACCCGGAGTACCTGAACAGCCCCGAGCGCTTCCAGAGCGCGGTGCGGCACATCAACTACACCTTCAACTGGTTCTACGCCGACTCCGAGCACACCGCGTACTACAACAGCGGCGACAACCCGGTACGGGCGGACGGCGTCGACGCCGACTTCCCGGTCCTGGCCGAGCCGGCGTACGAGTGGCGGGACTGGGACCCGGCCGCCAACACGGCCCGCTACACCCCGTCCTCCGCCCACCCGCAGTCCCTGGACCAGGACTACTACGTCTCCTGGAACAACAAGCAGGCCAGGGACTACACCACCGCCCCCTGGGGCAACGGCTCCGTGCACCGGGGCAACCTGCTCGACGACCGGGTGAAGAAGCTGGTCGCCGAGGGCGGCGTCACCCGGGCCGCGCTGGTGAAGGCGATGGCCGAGGCGGGCCTCGCCGACCTGCGGGCCGAGGACGTGGTGCCCGACCTGCTGAGGGTGATCGAGTCGGCGCCGGTCACCGACCCCGCGGCGAAGACGGCCGTGGACCGGCTCAAGGCGTGGCTCGCGGCGGGTTCGCTGCGCACGGAGACGTCGGCCGGCTCGAAGAAGTACGCGCACACCGACGCCATCCGCACCCTGGACGCCTGGTGGCCGCTGCTGGTGAAGGCCGAGTTCGAGCCGGGCCTCGGCACCGACCTGTACACGGCTTTCACCCGCAACCTGCCCGTCGACGAGTCCCCGTCCGCCGCCCACGGCCCGACCGGCGCCCACGCCGGCAGCGCCTTCCAGTACGGCTGGTGGAGCTATGTCGACAAGGACATCCGGTCCGTGCTCGGCGAACCCGTCAAGGGTCCCCTGGCGCGCGAGTACTGCGGCGGCGGCGACCTGGCCGCCTGCCGGGACACCCTGGTCGCCACCCTGAAGGAGGCGGCCGGCCGGACGCCCGCCCAGGTCTATCCCGGCGACGAGAACTGTTCGGCGGGCGACCAGTGGTGCGCCGACTCGGTGATCCACCGCACCCTCGGCGGCATCAAGCACGGCGGCATCAGCTGGCAGAACCGGCCGACTTACCAGCAGGTCGTGGAGTTCACGTCCCACCGGTAG